GCCGGTCCTGGCCTCGGAAATCTCGGGGATCCCCCAGGCGGTCGAAGATGGTGTCAACGGCGTCCTGGTTGCCGAACAGAACCCGGAGCAGCTGAAAGCTGCCCTGCAGCGACTCCTCGGCGGCGCCGAGCGGGCGCGGGAGATGGGGGAGTGGTCGCGCCGAAAGGCCGAACGCGACTTGACCTGGACGGCCATAGCCGCGCGCTACCGGGGCAGTTACCTCGCCGGGCTCGAGCGCGCCGGCTCGAGCCGATGACAGGGACCGCTCACGTAGGGGAGTCTGCCGCCCAAGCCGCTGTAAACTCTTTTGACCGAATGCGATCCGAACGGAAAACGCGCGCCACCGGTTTGTTCCTCGTCGGCTTCCTCGCCGTAGGGCTCGGTCTGGGCTGTTCGGGAAAGTCGGAGCTGTCAGAGACCCCGAATCCTCTCTACGTGGATCCCGCCGCGCGCGACTTCTCGCGGAATCCCGAGCTGTTGCAGCGGGTCGTGGCGAGCCCGCATCGTTACTTCCGCTTCATTAACATCCCTTTCAGCCAGGAGGTATGCCGCCGATACGGCGACCTGATCGAGGGCACCCCGCTCTTCAATCTGCACGGCGACGCCCACATCGAGCAGTACGCGATCACCGATCTCGGTAGGGGGCTCACCGACTTCGATGATTCATCGACGGGACCTGCGCTGATCGATCTGCTGCGATTCGGCACCTCGCTGCGGGTGGCCTGCCATGGACACGACTGTGGCGATCTGGACGCGACCTACAACGAGTTTCTACGCGGCTACCGGGACGCTCTGGA
The window above is part of the bacterium genome. Proteins encoded here:
- a CDS encoding glycosyltransferase family 4 protein, whose product is RAADIFVLPAVHDAQGNVDGLPNVILEAMASGLPVLASEISGIPQAVEDGVNGVLVAEQNPEQLKAALQRLLGGAERAREMGEWSRRKAERDLTWTAIAARYRGSYLAGLERAGSSR